One window from the genome of Epinephelus fuscoguttatus linkage group LG3, E.fuscoguttatus.final_Chr_v1 encodes:
- the LOC125886535 gene encoding protocadherin-18-like isoform X2: MRGLFLIRMWKVVAVLAVATQHVTGKTLKYQIHEEQKVGTVIARLKEDVADVLSKLPSSVSLRFRAMQRGSSSFLAVREQDGEISIRTKIDREKLCEKNLNCSIQFDVLTLPTEHLQLFHVEVEVLDINDNAPQFARAIIPIEISESAAVGARIPLDSATDPDVGENSLYTYALEPNNFFKIDIQSRTDGAKYAELVVLRELDREVRSAYELQYTASDRGVPPRTGSTLLKISVADSNDNSPIFDKPSYVINLPENSPVGTLLIDLNATDADDGTNAKIVYTFSSHVSPKIMETFKINPDSGRLTLIRRVDYEAINSYDIDVQAQDMGPNSMPAHCKIQVKVVDVNDNKPDISINLMSSQGNGDAAYISEASPLDTFVALVRVEDLDSGLNGEVECKLHGQGYFKLQKSYENNYMILTNVSLDREKRSEFSLTVVAGDRGTPSLSTVKHFTVHVTDENDNPPRFEKGQYEIFKSENNAPGAYLTSIMATDPDLDANGQVSYSILENSVHGSSISTYVTIDPSNGAIYALRTFDREDVSRISFVVQAKDAGKPSRLSNTTVILNILDENDNPPVIVVPQLWNFTADVPVSKFTEVGHLVTVVRATDRDTGVNAELICSIISGNEEGFFIIDPRTCEIHANASLENFPHEQAELTVKVRDQGRESLSAKAALKITLYENMENHVQVMNQGESSLDVSLIIIISLGAICTMLLVIMVVFAARCNREKKDTRNSYNCRVAESTHQHHPKKPSRQIHKGDITLVPTVNGTLPIRAHHRSPSTTPPMDRAQMGSRQNHHSLVTISSNHIPESFALELAHATPPVEGQYQPRPSFRGNKYSRSYRYALQDMDKFSLKDSGRGDSEAGDSDCDMGRESPVDRLLLGEGFSDLIHLEMHHRLHPAMRLCTDECRILGHSDQCWMPPLSSPASSDYRNNMYIPGEESSQQPQIDDDQSSVESERRKSFSTFGKESGSEEVGAGGVVAGGGSDACAAGGGAGSLLTEMNSVFQRLLPPNIDTYAECTETSPPSSSSTTERGSGRGGNIASNNAVPQDNRRGLLPGGKGPAYPPGVAAWAASTHYLNPGSGSVGTNHVPSSSSSSTSTSASTNGQLPHLKWLPAMEEIPENYEEDDFDGVFHQGHQGGKRSENRHEAGMDASELVHEINKMLQDVRQN; this comes from the exons ATGAGAGGACTATTTCTGATTAGGATGTGGAAAGTTGTGGCTGTTTTAGCGGTGGCAACACAACACGTCACCGGTAAGACACTGAAATATCAGATTCACGAGGAGCAAAAGGTTGGCACGGTTATTGCTCGTTTAAAGGAAGATGTCGCAGATGTTCTGTCTAAACTTCCCAGCTCAGTGTCGCTCCGCTTCAGAGCCATGCAAAGAGGGAGCTCGTCTTTCCTCGCGGTGCGCGAGCAGGACGGAGAAATCAGCATCAGGACCAAAATTGACCGAGAGAAACTCTGCGAAAAGAATCTCAATTGTTCTATTCAATTCGACGTGCTGACGCTCCCCACGGAGCACCTGCAGCTGTTTCACGTCGAGGTAGAAGTGTTGGACATCAATGACAACGCACCTCAGTTCGCTCGCGCCATCATCCCCATTGAGATCTCGGAGAGCGCGGCCGTGGGAGCGCGCATTCCCCTGGACAGCGCCACAGACCCAGACGTCGGGGAAAACTCACTGTACACGTATGCCTTAGAGCCCAACAACTTCTTCAAGATTGACATCCAATCCAGGACTGACGGAGCTAAATACGCAGAGCTGGTGGTCCTCAGGGAGCTGGACCGGGAGGTGCGCTCCGCATATGAACTTCAATACACGGCCTCTGACAGGGGCGTTCCCCCGAGAACGGGTTCGACTCTCCTCAAAATCAGTGTCGCCGACTCAAATGACAACAGTCCAATATTTGACAAGCCATCGTATGTCATTAATCTCCCAGAAAATTCACCTGTTGGCACTCTGCTCATTGACTTAAACGCCACTGACGCGGATGACGGTACTAATGCCAAAATAGTCTACACATTTAGCAGTCACGTGTCACCCAAAATAATGGAGACATTCAAAATTAACCCTGACAGCGGCCGCCTGACCCTCATCAGGCGTGTGGACTATGAGGCCATTAACTCTTACGACATTGACGTTCAAGCGCAGGACATGGGTCCAAACTCCATGCCAGCTCACTGCAAGATACAGGTCAAAGTAGTAGATGTGAACGACAACAAACCAGACATCAGCATCAATCTCATGTCCTCTCAGGGGAATGGGGACGCAGCTTATATATCTGAGGCTTCTCCTTTGGACACATTTGTGGCTTTGGTGAGGGTGGAGGACTTAGACTCTGGGTTGAATGGAGAGGTTGAGTGTAAACTTCACGGTCAGGGATATTTCAAACTGCAGAAGTCCTATGAGAACAACTACATGATTCTGACCAACGTGTCTCTGGACCGAGAGAAGAGGTCAGAGTTCAGTCTGACGGTGGTTGCAGGGGACAGAGGGACCCCCAGTCTCTCTACTGTCAAACATTTCACTGTGCATGTAACTGATGAGAATGATAATCCGCCGCGTTTTGAAAAGGGCCAATATGAGATCTTTAAATCAGAGAACAATGCCCCTGGAGCATATCTGACCTCCATCATGGCCACTGACCCTGACCTGGACGCCAATGGACAGGTGAGCTACTCCATCTTGGAGAACTCTGTTCATGGTAGCTCCATCTCAACCTACGTAACCATTGACCCCTCTAATGGCGCCATTTATGCACTGCGTACCTTTGATCGTGAGGATGTTAGTCGTATCTCCTTTGTTGTGCAAGCCAAAGATGCAGGGAAACCATCACGGCTCAGCAACACAACAGTGATTCTGAACATCCTGGATGAGAATGATAACCCTCCAGTCATTGTGGTCCCCCAACTTTGGAACTTCACCGCTGATGTGCCTGTGTCAAAGTTCACAGAGGTTGGACACTTAGTGACTGTGGTCAGGGCGACTGATCGTGACACGGGGGTCAACGCTGAGCTCATTTGTTCCATCATCAGTGGCAATGAAGAGGGCTTCTTCATTATTGACCCAAGAACATGTGAAATCCATGCCAATGCCAGCCTGGAGAACTTCCCCCACGAGCAAGCTGAGCTGACAGTCAAGGTCAGAGATCAGGGAAGGGAGAGCCTCAGTGCTAAGGCAGCACTTAAAATCACTCTCTATGAGAACATGGAGAACCACGTCCAGGTGATGAACCAGGGAGAGTCTTCCCTTGATGTGTCCCTGATTATCATCATCTCCCTGGGGGCAATCTGCACCATGCTCTTAGTCATCATGGTGGTGTTTGCTGCACGCTGTAACCGGGAGAAGAAGGACACAAGGAACTCCTACAACTGCCGGGTAGCGGAGTCCACCCACCAGCACCATCCCAAGAAGCCTTCGCGCCAAATCCACAAAGGTGACATCACCCTGGTTCCCACAGTCAACGGCACTCTGCCAATCAGAGCTCACCACCGCTCACCTTCAACCACGCCCCCTATGGACCGAGCCCAGATGGGGAGCCGACAGAATCACCACAGCCTAGTGACCATCTCATCCAATCACATTCCAGAGAGCTTTGCTCTGGAACTGGCACACGCAACTCCACCAGTGGAG GGCCAGTACCAGCCCAGACCCAGTTTCCGTGGCAACAAATACTCCCGCAGCTACAG GTATGCATTACAAGACATGGACAAGTTCAGCCTGAAGGACAGTGGCCGTGGGGACAGCGAGGCGGGGGACAGTGACTGTGACATGGGTCGGGAATCCCCTGTGGACAGACTGCTGCTGGGGGAGGGCTTTTCTGATCTGATACACCTCGAAATGCACCATCGACTTCACCCAG CTATGAGACTGTGCACAGATGAATGTCGCATCCTGGGACACTCTGACCAGTGCTGGATGCCCCCCCTCTCCTCGCCCGCTTCCTCTGACTACCGCAACAACATGTACATCCCCGGGGAGGAGTCCTCCCAGCAGCCCCAGATCGATGATGACCAGTCCTCTGTTGAGTCGGAGCGCCGCAAGAGCTTCTCAACTTTTGGCAAAGAGTCTGGAAGTGAAGAGGTGGGGGCAGGGGGAGTTGTAGCCGGAGGAGGAAGTGATGCTTGCGCAGCTGGAGGAGGGGCTGGCTCCCTCCTCACAGAGATGAACTCTGTGTTCCAGCGGCTCCTCCCCCCTAATATTGACACGTACGCTGAGTGCACTGAAACAAGCCCACCCTCGTCCTCATCCACCACTGAGAGAGGAAGCGGCCGTGGTGGCAACATTGCAAGTAACAATGCTGTTCCTCAGGACAACCGGAGAGGGTTGTTGCCAGGTGGGAAAGGTCCTGCTTATCCCCCAGGTGTGGCTGCATGGGCAGCCAGTACCCATTATCTAAATCCTGGAAGTGGATCTGTGGGAACCAATCATGtcccctcttcttcctcatcctccacTTCCACTTCTGCCTCCACCAACGGACAGCTGCCACACCTCAAATGGCTGCCAGCTATGGAAGAAATCCCAGAGAATTACGAGGAAGACGACTTTGATGGCGTCTTCCATCAGGGTCACCAGGGTGGCAAGCGCAGTGAGAACCGCCATGAGGCTGGCATGGATGCTAGTGAGCTGGTCCATGAGATCAACAAAATGCTGCAGGATGTCCGACAGaactag
- the LOC125886535 gene encoding protocadherin-18-like isoform X1, protein MRGLFLIRMWKVVAVLAVATQHVTGKTLKYQIHEEQKVGTVIARLKEDVADVLSKLPSSVSLRFRAMQRGSSSFLAVREQDGEISIRTKIDREKLCEKNLNCSIQFDVLTLPTEHLQLFHVEVEVLDINDNAPQFARAIIPIEISESAAVGARIPLDSATDPDVGENSLYTYALEPNNFFKIDIQSRTDGAKYAELVVLRELDREVRSAYELQYTASDRGVPPRTGSTLLKISVADSNDNSPIFDKPSYVINLPENSPVGTLLIDLNATDADDGTNAKIVYTFSSHVSPKIMETFKINPDSGRLTLIRRVDYEAINSYDIDVQAQDMGPNSMPAHCKIQVKVVDVNDNKPDISINLMSSQGNGDAAYISEASPLDTFVALVRVEDLDSGLNGEVECKLHGQGYFKLQKSYENNYMILTNVSLDREKRSEFSLTVVAGDRGTPSLSTVKHFTVHVTDENDNPPRFEKGQYEIFKSENNAPGAYLTSIMATDPDLDANGQVSYSILENSVHGSSISTYVTIDPSNGAIYALRTFDREDVSRISFVVQAKDAGKPSRLSNTTVILNILDENDNPPVIVVPQLWNFTADVPVSKFTEVGHLVTVVRATDRDTGVNAELICSIISGNEEGFFIIDPRTCEIHANASLENFPHEQAELTVKVRDQGRESLSAKAALKITLYENMENHVQVMNQGESSLDVSLIIIISLGAICTMLLVIMVVFAARCNREKKDTRNSYNCRVAESTHQHHPKKPSRQIHKGDITLVPTVNGTLPIRAHHRSPSTTPPMDRAQMGSRQNHHSLVTISSNHIPESFALELAHATPPVEQVSQLLSMLHQGQYQPRPSFRGNKYSRSYRYALQDMDKFSLKDSGRGDSEAGDSDCDMGRESPVDRLLLGEGFSDLIHLEMHHRLHPAMRLCTDECRILGHSDQCWMPPLSSPASSDYRNNMYIPGEESSQQPQIDDDQSSVESERRKSFSTFGKESGSEEVGAGGVVAGGGSDACAAGGGAGSLLTEMNSVFQRLLPPNIDTYAECTETSPPSSSSTTERGSGRGGNIASNNAVPQDNRRGLLPGGKGPAYPPGVAAWAASTHYLNPGSGSVGTNHVPSSSSSSTSTSASTNGQLPHLKWLPAMEEIPENYEEDDFDGVFHQGHQGGKRSENRHEAGMDASELVHEINKMLQDVRQN, encoded by the exons ATGAGAGGACTATTTCTGATTAGGATGTGGAAAGTTGTGGCTGTTTTAGCGGTGGCAACACAACACGTCACCGGTAAGACACTGAAATATCAGATTCACGAGGAGCAAAAGGTTGGCACGGTTATTGCTCGTTTAAAGGAAGATGTCGCAGATGTTCTGTCTAAACTTCCCAGCTCAGTGTCGCTCCGCTTCAGAGCCATGCAAAGAGGGAGCTCGTCTTTCCTCGCGGTGCGCGAGCAGGACGGAGAAATCAGCATCAGGACCAAAATTGACCGAGAGAAACTCTGCGAAAAGAATCTCAATTGTTCTATTCAATTCGACGTGCTGACGCTCCCCACGGAGCACCTGCAGCTGTTTCACGTCGAGGTAGAAGTGTTGGACATCAATGACAACGCACCTCAGTTCGCTCGCGCCATCATCCCCATTGAGATCTCGGAGAGCGCGGCCGTGGGAGCGCGCATTCCCCTGGACAGCGCCACAGACCCAGACGTCGGGGAAAACTCACTGTACACGTATGCCTTAGAGCCCAACAACTTCTTCAAGATTGACATCCAATCCAGGACTGACGGAGCTAAATACGCAGAGCTGGTGGTCCTCAGGGAGCTGGACCGGGAGGTGCGCTCCGCATATGAACTTCAATACACGGCCTCTGACAGGGGCGTTCCCCCGAGAACGGGTTCGACTCTCCTCAAAATCAGTGTCGCCGACTCAAATGACAACAGTCCAATATTTGACAAGCCATCGTATGTCATTAATCTCCCAGAAAATTCACCTGTTGGCACTCTGCTCATTGACTTAAACGCCACTGACGCGGATGACGGTACTAATGCCAAAATAGTCTACACATTTAGCAGTCACGTGTCACCCAAAATAATGGAGACATTCAAAATTAACCCTGACAGCGGCCGCCTGACCCTCATCAGGCGTGTGGACTATGAGGCCATTAACTCTTACGACATTGACGTTCAAGCGCAGGACATGGGTCCAAACTCCATGCCAGCTCACTGCAAGATACAGGTCAAAGTAGTAGATGTGAACGACAACAAACCAGACATCAGCATCAATCTCATGTCCTCTCAGGGGAATGGGGACGCAGCTTATATATCTGAGGCTTCTCCTTTGGACACATTTGTGGCTTTGGTGAGGGTGGAGGACTTAGACTCTGGGTTGAATGGAGAGGTTGAGTGTAAACTTCACGGTCAGGGATATTTCAAACTGCAGAAGTCCTATGAGAACAACTACATGATTCTGACCAACGTGTCTCTGGACCGAGAGAAGAGGTCAGAGTTCAGTCTGACGGTGGTTGCAGGGGACAGAGGGACCCCCAGTCTCTCTACTGTCAAACATTTCACTGTGCATGTAACTGATGAGAATGATAATCCGCCGCGTTTTGAAAAGGGCCAATATGAGATCTTTAAATCAGAGAACAATGCCCCTGGAGCATATCTGACCTCCATCATGGCCACTGACCCTGACCTGGACGCCAATGGACAGGTGAGCTACTCCATCTTGGAGAACTCTGTTCATGGTAGCTCCATCTCAACCTACGTAACCATTGACCCCTCTAATGGCGCCATTTATGCACTGCGTACCTTTGATCGTGAGGATGTTAGTCGTATCTCCTTTGTTGTGCAAGCCAAAGATGCAGGGAAACCATCACGGCTCAGCAACACAACAGTGATTCTGAACATCCTGGATGAGAATGATAACCCTCCAGTCATTGTGGTCCCCCAACTTTGGAACTTCACCGCTGATGTGCCTGTGTCAAAGTTCACAGAGGTTGGACACTTAGTGACTGTGGTCAGGGCGACTGATCGTGACACGGGGGTCAACGCTGAGCTCATTTGTTCCATCATCAGTGGCAATGAAGAGGGCTTCTTCATTATTGACCCAAGAACATGTGAAATCCATGCCAATGCCAGCCTGGAGAACTTCCCCCACGAGCAAGCTGAGCTGACAGTCAAGGTCAGAGATCAGGGAAGGGAGAGCCTCAGTGCTAAGGCAGCACTTAAAATCACTCTCTATGAGAACATGGAGAACCACGTCCAGGTGATGAACCAGGGAGAGTCTTCCCTTGATGTGTCCCTGATTATCATCATCTCCCTGGGGGCAATCTGCACCATGCTCTTAGTCATCATGGTGGTGTTTGCTGCACGCTGTAACCGGGAGAAGAAGGACACAAGGAACTCCTACAACTGCCGGGTAGCGGAGTCCACCCACCAGCACCATCCCAAGAAGCCTTCGCGCCAAATCCACAAAGGTGACATCACCCTGGTTCCCACAGTCAACGGCACTCTGCCAATCAGAGCTCACCACCGCTCACCTTCAACCACGCCCCCTATGGACCGAGCCCAGATGGGGAGCCGACAGAATCACCACAGCCTAGTGACCATCTCATCCAATCACATTCCAGAGAGCTTTGCTCTGGAACTGGCACACGCAACTCCACCAGTGGAG CAAGTCTCACAGCTTCTGTCCATGCTCCATCAGGGCCAGTACCAGCCCAGACCCAGTTTCCGTGGCAACAAATACTCCCGCAGCTACAG GTATGCATTACAAGACATGGACAAGTTCAGCCTGAAGGACAGTGGCCGTGGGGACAGCGAGGCGGGGGACAGTGACTGTGACATGGGTCGGGAATCCCCTGTGGACAGACTGCTGCTGGGGGAGGGCTTTTCTGATCTGATACACCTCGAAATGCACCATCGACTTCACCCAG CTATGAGACTGTGCACAGATGAATGTCGCATCCTGGGACACTCTGACCAGTGCTGGATGCCCCCCCTCTCCTCGCCCGCTTCCTCTGACTACCGCAACAACATGTACATCCCCGGGGAGGAGTCCTCCCAGCAGCCCCAGATCGATGATGACCAGTCCTCTGTTGAGTCGGAGCGCCGCAAGAGCTTCTCAACTTTTGGCAAAGAGTCTGGAAGTGAAGAGGTGGGGGCAGGGGGAGTTGTAGCCGGAGGAGGAAGTGATGCTTGCGCAGCTGGAGGAGGGGCTGGCTCCCTCCTCACAGAGATGAACTCTGTGTTCCAGCGGCTCCTCCCCCCTAATATTGACACGTACGCTGAGTGCACTGAAACAAGCCCACCCTCGTCCTCATCCACCACTGAGAGAGGAAGCGGCCGTGGTGGCAACATTGCAAGTAACAATGCTGTTCCTCAGGACAACCGGAGAGGGTTGTTGCCAGGTGGGAAAGGTCCTGCTTATCCCCCAGGTGTGGCTGCATGGGCAGCCAGTACCCATTATCTAAATCCTGGAAGTGGATCTGTGGGAACCAATCATGtcccctcttcttcctcatcctccacTTCCACTTCTGCCTCCACCAACGGACAGCTGCCACACCTCAAATGGCTGCCAGCTATGGAAGAAATCCCAGAGAATTACGAGGAAGACGACTTTGATGGCGTCTTCCATCAGGGTCACCAGGGTGGCAAGCGCAGTGAGAACCGCCATGAGGCTGGCATGGATGCTAGTGAGCTGGTCCATGAGATCAACAAAATGCTGCAGGATGTCCGACAGaactag